In one window of Sandaracinaceae bacterium DNA:
- a CDS encoding kua-ubiquitin conjugating enzyme hybrid localization domain protein has product MTPRPHPLWHRMGGLALLVSLLVGASLALRIARGMPASAIGLATLVGSLIGGWVLADLLSGLFHYWADERADECMPFLGRNVIVPFREHHADPRAITRHDLSETNGDNALGALLVLGPLLAWVPAAPTPSQLALSALGLGLGLGVLVTNQVHQWAHARHAPRAVRWLQRRGLLLSPAHHARHHRAHDRAYCITAGWCNVLLDRVLPRAPRATDTPQAHDTARAPNHHAHRRAITTPHGAPLEQTRRAP; this is encoded by the coding sequence GTGACGCCGCGACCACATCCGCTCTGGCACCGCATGGGGGGCCTCGCCCTGCTGGTCTCGCTGCTGGTAGGCGCGTCACTCGCCCTACGGATCGCCCGAGGCATGCCGGCCTCCGCGATCGGGCTCGCGACGCTGGTGGGGTCCCTGATCGGCGGCTGGGTGCTCGCCGACCTGCTCTCGGGCCTGTTCCACTACTGGGCGGACGAGCGCGCCGACGAGTGCATGCCCTTCCTGGGCCGCAACGTCATCGTCCCCTTCCGCGAGCACCACGCCGACCCGCGCGCCATCACGCGCCACGACCTGAGCGAGACGAACGGGGACAATGCGCTCGGCGCGCTGCTGGTGCTGGGACCGCTGCTGGCGTGGGTGCCCGCCGCGCCCACCCCGAGCCAGCTCGCGCTGAGCGCGCTGGGGCTCGGCCTGGGCCTGGGCGTGCTGGTGACGAACCAGGTGCACCAGTGGGCCCATGCGCGCCATGCGCCGCGCGCGGTGCGCTGGCTCCAGCGCCGCGGCCTGTTGCTGTCCCCGGCCCACCACGCGCGCCACCACCGCGCGCACGACCGCGCCTACTGCATCACCGCGGGGTGGTGCAATGTGCTGCTGGACCGTGTGCTGCCGCGAGCGCCCCGCGCCACCGACACACCGCAGGCACACGACACCGCCCGAGCCCCGAACCATCACGCGCACCGACGCGCGATCACGACACCCCACGGAGCCCCCCTTGAGCAAACACGACGAGCGCCCTGA
- a CDS encoding GTP cyclohydrolase I yields MTIASWLRDNVTDDPRALRWFDAEECEPRIRRAYKDLLSGYQVDPESVLKTTRMLDEHEPRGVVTVSDITFFSICAHHFLPFFGTAHVSYLPGRRILGLGKLPRLVDALARRFMIQEDLTAQLAQVLMDAGEARGAKVVTDARHLCMCGRGPSQPGASTRVEIALGELLA; encoded by the coding sequence ATCACCATCGCCAGCTGGCTACGAGACAACGTCACGGACGACCCGCGCGCCCTGCGCTGGTTCGACGCGGAGGAGTGCGAGCCGCGCATCCGGCGCGCCTACAAGGATCTGCTGAGCGGCTATCAAGTGGACCCCGAAAGCGTGCTGAAGACCACGCGCATGCTGGACGAGCACGAGCCGCGCGGCGTGGTCACCGTCTCGGACATCACGTTCTTCTCCATCTGCGCGCACCACTTCCTGCCCTTCTTCGGCACGGCGCACGTCAGCTACCTGCCCGGGCGCCGCATCCTCGGCCTCGGGAAGCTGCCGCGCTTGGTGGACGCCCTCGCGCGCCGCTTCATGATCCAGGAGGACCTCACCGCGCAGCTGGCGCAGGTGCTCATGGACGCGGGCGAGGCGCGCGGGGCGAAGGTGGTGACCGACGCGCGCCACCTGTGCATGTGCGGTCGTGGTCCTTCGCAGCCGGGGGCCAGCACGCGCGTCGAGATCGCCCTCGGCGAGCTGCTCGCATGA
- a CDS encoding c-type cytochrome — MKAPSRIDARGHGTTPCDPRLGRLWPSHDTGGPSWVPGAWVVGIASIACVVLTGCSGRAEEPAGAHAEASDPRASEAVAPAAHTADATVRFGAGSESRVVDLSARSEGRVELEVFEPYEERTVRFSALPALPLLDELLPSSWRSADELVFECADGYRAAVPVSRFVAHQAFFATARVGADFAIDKSVGGAVVHTALAPVYLVWENQRDELVRSEGDWGWPYQVVGVTVAEDATGRYARMAPPDDAGPSAVRGFAVFRRYCARCHAMNGEGGEVGPELNYPASVSEYLEPSWLRRWIDAPLSVRRGTPMPGLPQGIPARQEALDDVIAYLNAMARRKLAPEGEPPASATLDTTPPAESPTPATSGATPPMETP; from the coding sequence ATGAAGGCGCCGTCGCGCATCGACGCGCGGGGTCACGGCACCACCCCCTGTGACCCACGCCTGGGCCGCCTTTGGCCATCCCATGACACCGGGGGCCCGAGCTGGGTCCCGGGCGCGTGGGTCGTGGGCATCGCGAGCATCGCGTGCGTCGTGCTGACGGGTTGCAGCGGGCGAGCCGAAGAGCCGGCGGGAGCGCACGCGGAGGCGTCCGATCCGAGGGCCTCCGAGGCCGTCGCGCCCGCGGCGCACACTGCGGACGCCACCGTGCGCTTCGGAGCAGGCTCCGAGTCACGCGTGGTGGACCTGAGCGCGCGCTCCGAGGGCCGCGTCGAGCTCGAGGTCTTCGAGCCCTACGAGGAGCGCACCGTGCGCTTCTCGGCCCTGCCCGCGCTGCCGCTGCTTGACGAGCTGCTGCCGTCCTCGTGGCGCAGCGCGGACGAGCTGGTCTTCGAGTGCGCCGACGGCTACCGCGCCGCCGTGCCCGTGTCGCGCTTCGTCGCGCACCAGGCGTTCTTCGCGACGGCCCGCGTCGGCGCGGACTTCGCCATCGACAAGTCCGTGGGCGGCGCCGTGGTACATACCGCGCTCGCGCCCGTGTACCTCGTCTGGGAGAACCAGCGCGACGAGCTCGTCCGCAGCGAGGGCGACTGGGGCTGGCCGTACCAAGTGGTGGGTGTGACGGTGGCGGAAGACGCGACAGGACGTTACGCCCGCATGGCCCCTCCCGACGACGCCGGCCCCAGCGCCGTGCGCGGCTTCGCGGTGTTCCGCCGCTACTGCGCGCGCTGCCACGCCATGAACGGCGAAGGCGGCGAGGTGGGGCCGGAGCTCAACTACCCCGCCAGCGTCAGCGAGTACCTCGAGCCCAGCTGGCTGCGCCGGTGGATCGACGCGCCCCTGAGCGTGCGTCGCGGCACCCCCATGCCCGGATTGCCGCAGGGCATCCCCGCGCGGCAGGAAGCGCTCGACGACGTGATCGCCTACTTGAACGCGATGGCGCGCCGCAAGCTCGCGCCCGAGGGCGAGCCGCCTGCTTCTGCCACGCTCGACACGACGCCCCCCGCGGAGTCACCCACCCCCGCCACGTCTGGCGCGACGCCTCCCATGGAGACCCCCTGA